A single genomic interval of Juglans regia cultivar Chandler chromosome 1, Walnut 2.0, whole genome shotgun sequence harbors:
- the LOC109012651 gene encoding protein IQ-DOMAIN 1 isoform X1: MGVTGELVRSVFSRNRSLGTHESSVRSNVMERKRWSSVRAYLCGDEFNSVLADEDSVSVKSSEATVTQPILEDLTDKVDIQSEETNEDVPEEKQDFKSKLIFREENAATLIQSAFRDFLARRETEGIKLKDDKEELVVGKQSPSRESLGTSIEVQTGNSVEVFPTQEERVALHHRIQQKARTQSLKLKGDWDDSTVSSNISKLRIQNRLEATTRRERALAYAFSQQLRVCSKRKQNKANDTEPNMGWSWLERWMATRLPETSSFEDQINKQLEPIDSSQRFMLGKRIFDVAGEEKESCGSNEVSVQFDSFKATVPKERDGVEYTKNRLKATRSVSRRKTMQNIQCAKQSDKVNQRIGSKETENDIKNKQNQPGSKKI, encoded by the exons ATGGGGGTCACTGGGGAGTTGGTAAGGAGTGTCTTCTCTAGAAACCGGTCTCTTGGGACTCATGAGAGCAGT GTAAGGAGCAATGTGATGGAAAGGAAAAGATGGAGCTCTGTTAGAGCATACCTATGCGGGGATGAATTCAATTCAGTTCTTGCAGATGAGGATTCTGTTTCAGTTAAAAGCTCCGAAGCCACTGTTACACAGCCCATACTAGAGGACTTGACAGACAAAGTAGATATCCAAAGTGAAGAAACCAATGAAGATGTACCTGAGGAAAAGCAGGATTTTAAGTCTAAATTAATATTCCGTGAAGAAAACGCTGCAACCCTCATCCAGTCAGCATTTAGAGACTTTCTG GCTAGGCGTGAAACTGAAGGAATAAAATTGAAGGATGATAAAGAGGAGCTTGTTGTAGGAAAACAAAGTCCAAGCAGGGAATCTCTGGGCACATCAATTGAAGTTCAAACAGGAAATTCTGTGGAAGTTTTCCCAACTCAAGAAGAAAGAGTGGCTCTTCACCACCGCATCCAACAGAAAGCCCGAACTCAATCTCTAAAGCTAAAG GGAGACTGGGATGATAGTACAGTGAGTAGCAACATATCAAAACTGAGGATTCAAAACAGACTAGAAGCGACAACAAGGCGCGAGAGAGCACTAGCTTATGCTTTCTCACAACAG CTGCGGGTCTGttcaaagagaaaacaaaacaaagccaATGACACAGAACCAAACATGGGTTGGAGCTGGTTAGAACGGTGGATGGCAACCCGGCTTCCGGAAACCTCCTCGTTTGAAGACCAGATAAACAAGCAACTTGAGCCAATTGACAGCAGTCAAAGATTCATGCTTGGGAAAAGAATTTTCGATGTAgcaggagaagaaaaagaaagttgtGGATCAAATGAGGTGTCTGTCCAATTTGACAGCTTTAAAGCAACTGTACCAAAAGAGAGAGACGGGGTGGAGTATACCAAAAACAGGCTCAAGGCCACCAGAAGCGTGTCTAGGCGAAAAACTATGCAGAACATTCAATGCGCAAAACAGTCTGACAAG GTAAATCAGAGAATTGGTTCAAAAGAGACCGAAAACGATATAAAGAACAAGCAAAACCAACCGGGCAgcaaaaagatataa
- the LOC109012649 gene encoding 7-deoxyloganetin glucosyltransferase-like: MDSKTVGAHKPHAVCIPFPVQSHIKTMLKFAKLLHLKGFHITFVNTEFNHQRFLQSGGPNSLDGLPDFQFETIPDSLPPSNFNTNQDLISLNDSIMKNFLAPFSDLLMKLNTANTSNNNPPVTCVISNSFMPFTVTAAKELRIPIVIIFALSAYAVMGLMQLPSLRDKGFIPLKDESYLTNGYLDTVIDWIPSMKEIRMRDLPSVVRATDPNDVIFKIAFEAIKRALEASAIVIHTFDALEQEVLDALYPMFPRVYAIGPQQVLLDQSPNDSLKSIGYSLWKEETECLHWLNSKAPNSVVYVNFGSIAFLTPQQMLEFAWGLANSKYLFLWIIRPDLVAGESAILPAEFVVETKERGLIASWCPQEEVLNHPSIGVFLTHCGWNSILESMCAGVPMLCWPISGDHHTNCKYTCNEWGIGMKIDNDVKREGLVENVRELMEGDGGQKMKKKVMEWKRLAKAASEPHGSSSMNLNNLITEVLLHKG; the protein is encoded by the exons ATGGATTCCAAGACTGTAGGTGCACATAAGCCTCATGCAGTTTGTATTCCATTCCCAGTTCAAAGCCACATAAAGACGATGCTAAAATTTGCAAAGCTTCTCCATCTTAAAGGTTTTCACATAACCTTTGTTAACACTGAGTTTAACCACCAACGCTTTCTGCAATCTGGAGGTCCAAACTCCTTAGATGGTTTGCCTGACTTCCAATTTGAAACCATTCCAGACAGCCTCCCTCCATCGAATTTCAACACCAACCAAGACCTCATTTCTCTCAATGATTCAATTATGAAAAACTTCTTGGCTCCATTTTCCGACTTGCTCATGAAACTAAACACTGCAAATACTTCAAATAATAATCCCCCGGTAACATGTGTTATCTCCAATAGTTTCATGCCTTTCACTGTCACTGCTGCTAAAGAACTCAGAATCCCTATTGTAATAATCTTTGCACTTTCTGCTTACGCCGTAATGGGTCTTATGCAACTTCCTTCTCTCAGGGACAAAGGCTTTATACCGCTTAAAG atgagagcTATCTAACAAATGGCTATTTGGACACAGTTATAGACTGGATTCCAAGCATGAAAGAAATTCGAATGAGGGATCTCCCATCCGTTGTTCGAGCCACAGATCCAAATGATGTTATCTTCAAAATTGCCTTTGAAGCAATAAAGAGAGCTCTTGAAGCTTCAGCAATAGTGATTCATACATTCGATGCATTAGAGCAAGAAGTTTTGGATGCTCTCTACCCCATGTTTCCCCGAGTATATGCCATTGGCCCTCAACAAGTCTTACTCGATCAATCACCCAATGACTCTCTAAAGTCAATTGGGTATAGTTTATGGAAAGAAGAAACTGAGTGCCTCCATTGGCTTAACTCTAAGGCACCCAACTCAGTGGTGTACGTGAATTTTGGAAGCATAGCTTTCCTAACACCACAACAGATGCTTGAGTTTGCTTGGGGACTTGCAAATAGCAAGTATCTGTTCTTGTGGATTATTAGGCCCGACTTAGTTGCTGGTGAGTCGGCTATTTTGCCAGCTGAGTTCGTGGTAGAAACAAAAGAAAGGGGTTTAATAGCTAGTTGGTGCCCCCAAGAGGAAGTGCTGAACCACCCTTCGATTGGAGTGTTCTTAACACACTGTGGATGGAATTCAATTCTTGAAAGTATGTGTGCAGGAGTGCCGATGCTTTGTTGGCCAATCTCTGGTGATCACCATACAAACTGCAAGTATACTTGCAATGAATGGGGTATTGGCATGAAGATCGATAATGATGTCAAGAGAGAGGGACTGGTAGAAAATGTGAGAGAGTTAATGGAAGGAGACGGTGgccagaaaatgaagaagaaagtcATGGAGTGGAAAAGGTTGGCCAAGGCAGCTAGTGAACCACATGGGTCTTCATCCATGAACTTAAACAATTTGATAACTGAAGTGCTCTTACATAAAGGGTAG
- the LOC109012652 gene encoding eukaryotic translation initiation factor 1A-like, translating to MPKNKGKGGKNRKRGKNEADDEKRELVFKEDGQEYAQVLRMLGNGRCEAMCIDGTKRLCHIRGKMHKKVWIAAGDIILVGLRDYQDDKADVILKYMPDEARLLKAYGELPENTRLNEGIIDDEEDGGGDDYIEFEDEDIDKI from the coding sequence ATGCCAAAGAACAAGGGAAAGGGAGGAAAGAACAGGAAGAGGGGAAAGAATGAAGCAGATGATGAAAAGCGTGAGCTTGTGTTCAAGGAAGACGGGCAGGAGTATGCCCAAGTGCTTCGCATGCTGGGCAATGGACGATGTGAGGCTATGTGCATTGATGGCACCAAACGGCTCTGCCATATCCGAGGGAAGATGCATAAGAAGGTCTGGATTGCAGCTGGTGATATCATCCTTGTTGGTCTTCGTGACTACCAGGATGACAAGGCTGATGTGATCCTCAAGTACATGCCTGACGAGGCTAGGCTTCTGAAGGCATATGGTGAGCTTCCTGAGAACACTCGTCTCAATGAAGGCATCATTGATGACGAGGAGGATGGTGGTGGTGATGATTATATTGAGTTTGAGGATGAAGATATCGATAAGATATAG
- the LOC109012650 gene encoding 7-deoxyloganetin glucosyltransferase-like: protein MDSKTVGVHKPHAVCIPSPFQSHIKAMLKFAKLLHWKGFHITFVNTEFNHQRFLQSGGLDSLNGLPDFHFKTIPDNLPPSNSNATQDIHSLSDSILKNLLAPFSDLLLKLNSAASHFNIPVTCVISDGFLPFTVTAAQELGVPIVMLFTISACSLMGFMQFPSLRDKGFTPLKDESYLTNGYLETVIDWIPGMRDIRMRDLPTMVRATDPNDALFKLIFEAAKRAPEASAIVVHTFDAFEQEVLAALFPMFRHIYAIGPHQLLLNQLPNHSLKSIGYSLWKEETECLNWLNSKAPNSVVYVNFGSLTVLTPQQLNEFAWGLANSNHLFLWIIRPDLVVGESAILPPEFVIDTKERGLIASWCPQEEVLNHSSIGGFLTHCGWNSILESVCAGVPMLCWPVSGDQHTNCRYTCNEWGIGMEIDNDVKREELEKILREFMEGDKCQKMRKKVVEWKRLAEAASEPHGSSSMNLNNLVNEVLLSKG, encoded by the exons ATGGATTCTAAAACTGTAGGAGTTCATAAACCTCATGCTGTATGTATTCCATCCCCTTTCCAAAGCCACATAAAGGCCATGCTAAAATTTGCAAAGCTTCTCCATTGGAAAGGTTTTCACATAACCTTTGTCAACACTGAGTTCAATCACCAGCGTTTTTTACAATCTGGAGGTCTCGACTCCTTGAATGGCTTGCCTGACTTCCATTTCAAAACCATTCCAGACAACCTCCCTCCATCGAATTCCAATGCCACCCAAGACATCCATTCTCTTAGCGATTCCATTCTCAAAAACTTATTGGCTCCATTTTCCGACTTGCTTCTGAAACTCAACTCCGCAGCTTCACATTTCAATATTCCAGTAACATGTGTCATCTCCGATGGTTTCTTGCCTTTCACTGTCACTGCTGCTCAAGAGCTCGGAGTCCCTATTGTAATGCTCTTCACGATCTCTGCTTGCAGCCTAATGGGTTTTATGCAGTTTCCTTCACTCAGGGACAAAGGCTTTACACCACTTAAAG atgagagcTATTTAACAAATGGCTATTTGGAAACCGTTATAGATTGGATTCCCGGTATGAGAGATATCCGAATGAGGGATCTCCCAACCATGGTTCGAGCCACAGATCCAAATGATGCACTCTTCAAATTGATCTTTGAGGCAGCAAAGAGAGCTCCTGAAGCGTCAGCTATTGTAGTTCACACATTTGATGCGTTTGAGCAAGAAGTTTTGGCTGCACTCTTCCCCATGTTTCGTCACATATATGCCATTGGCCCTCATCAACTCTTACTCAATCAATTACCCAATCACTCTCTTAAGTCAATTGGGTATAGTTTATGGAAAGAAGAAACCGAGTGCCTTAATTGGCTCAACTCTAAGGCACCCAACTCAGTGGTGTATGTGAATTTTGGAAGTTTGACTGTCCTGACACCACAACAGTTAAATGAGTTTGCTTGGGGACTTGCAAATAGCAACCATCTGTTCTTGTGGATTATTAGGCCCGATTTAGTCGTTGGTGAATCGGCTATTTTGCCGCCTGAGTTTGTGATAGATACAAAAGAAAGGGGTCTAATAGCTAGTTGGTGCCCCCAAGAGGAAGTGCTGAACCACTCCTCGATTGGAGGTTTCTTAACACATTGCGGGTGGAATTCAATTCTTGAAAGTGTGTGCGCGGGAGTGCCGATGCTTTGTTGGCCAGTCTCTGGAGATCAGCATACAAATTGCAGGTATACTTGCAATGAATGGGGTATTGGCATGGAGATTGATAATGATGTCAAGAGAGAGGAATTGGAAAAGATTCTGAGAGAGTTTATGGAGGGAGACAAGTgtcagaaaatgaggaaaaaggTCGTGGAGTGGAAAAGATTGGCAGAGGCAGCCAGTGAACCACATGGTTCTTCTTCCATGAATCTAAATAATTTGGTGAATGAAGTGTTGTTATCAAAAGGCTAG
- the LOC109012651 gene encoding protein IQ-DOMAIN 1 isoform X2, translating to MERKRWSSVRAYLCGDEFNSVLADEDSVSVKSSEATVTQPILEDLTDKVDIQSEETNEDVPEEKQDFKSKLIFREENAATLIQSAFRDFLARRETEGIKLKDDKEELVVGKQSPSRESLGTSIEVQTGNSVEVFPTQEERVALHHRIQQKARTQSLKLKGDWDDSTVSSNISKLRIQNRLEATTRRERALAYAFSQQLRVCSKRKQNKANDTEPNMGWSWLERWMATRLPETSSFEDQINKQLEPIDSSQRFMLGKRIFDVAGEEKESCGSNEVSVQFDSFKATVPKERDGVEYTKNRLKATRSVSRRKTMQNIQCAKQSDKVNQRIGSKETENDIKNKQNQPGSKKI from the exons ATGGAAAGGAAAAGATGGAGCTCTGTTAGAGCATACCTATGCGGGGATGAATTCAATTCAGTTCTTGCAGATGAGGATTCTGTTTCAGTTAAAAGCTCCGAAGCCACTGTTACACAGCCCATACTAGAGGACTTGACAGACAAAGTAGATATCCAAAGTGAAGAAACCAATGAAGATGTACCTGAGGAAAAGCAGGATTTTAAGTCTAAATTAATATTCCGTGAAGAAAACGCTGCAACCCTCATCCAGTCAGCATTTAGAGACTTTCTG GCTAGGCGTGAAACTGAAGGAATAAAATTGAAGGATGATAAAGAGGAGCTTGTTGTAGGAAAACAAAGTCCAAGCAGGGAATCTCTGGGCACATCAATTGAAGTTCAAACAGGAAATTCTGTGGAAGTTTTCCCAACTCAAGAAGAAAGAGTGGCTCTTCACCACCGCATCCAACAGAAAGCCCGAACTCAATCTCTAAAGCTAAAG GGAGACTGGGATGATAGTACAGTGAGTAGCAACATATCAAAACTGAGGATTCAAAACAGACTAGAAGCGACAACAAGGCGCGAGAGAGCACTAGCTTATGCTTTCTCACAACAG CTGCGGGTCTGttcaaagagaaaacaaaacaaagccaATGACACAGAACCAAACATGGGTTGGAGCTGGTTAGAACGGTGGATGGCAACCCGGCTTCCGGAAACCTCCTCGTTTGAAGACCAGATAAACAAGCAACTTGAGCCAATTGACAGCAGTCAAAGATTCATGCTTGGGAAAAGAATTTTCGATGTAgcaggagaagaaaaagaaagttgtGGATCAAATGAGGTGTCTGTCCAATTTGACAGCTTTAAAGCAACTGTACCAAAAGAGAGAGACGGGGTGGAGTATACCAAAAACAGGCTCAAGGCCACCAGAAGCGTGTCTAGGCGAAAAACTATGCAGAACATTCAATGCGCAAAACAGTCTGACAAG GTAAATCAGAGAATTGGTTCAAAAGAGACCGAAAACGATATAAAGAACAAGCAAAACCAACCGGGCAgcaaaaagatataa